The following coding sequences are from one Gadus macrocephalus chromosome 3, ASM3116895v1 window:
- the LOC132453303 gene encoding uncharacterized protein LOC132453303 — MPIKVMYAACQSVITAVNRYSATLCMNVLSSRTTALRNANARVDAKVGGTWLEYLSHSNNLEIQHALKHGEAEYGPFFLDGYAPAINTAYEFAGCFYHGCERCYNAGHQNPVVKKTYGELWLQFHLKVKALKRDHGLRVVVMWECVWHRQKKTDAAVQAFLATLKIQPRIDPRYSLYGGRTNAIKMYHKAEPGEKIRYYDFTSLYPTVQARCAYPVGHPQIIFRNFGPLDGYFGIVKCTVLPPRGLYHPVLPYRCHGKLMFPLCGTCATELNQTDACHHGDDERALTGTWVTLEVQKALEKGYVIIQMHEVWHYPKRSKSLFKGYVKTFLKRKQEASGYPSTVDTEEKQQAYVQNYLVKEGIQLDHDNLSVNKAMRNCNKLILNSLWGRFSLRPDLPTCELIAEPERFTQLMFSDSYHISHFCFVSDEVALVKWKHKDARLERARDVNVIVGAVTTAHARLMLYDLLDKLQERILYCDADSIIFVSKEGD; from the exons atgccTATAAAGGTCATGTATGCAGCGTGTCAAAGTGTCATCACTGCGGTGAACCGATACTCAGCGACACTGTGCATGAATGTTTTATCCAGCCGTACGACCGCCTTAAGAAACGCAAACGCAAGGGTCGACGCAAAGGTCGGGGGAACC TGGCTTGAATATCTATCCCACTCCAATAACCTGGAGATTCAGCACGCTCTCAAGCACGGGGAGGCTGAATATGGTCCATTCTTCCTAGATGGATATGCACCAGCTATAAACACAGCCTATGAATTTGCAGGATGCTTTTATCATGGGTGTGAACGTTGCTACAATGCTGGTCATCAGAATCCTGTCGTCAAAAAGACCTATGGAGAATTATGGTTGCAGTTTCACCTCAAAGTCAAGGCCCTCAAAAGAGATCATGGTTTAAGAGTTGTGgtcatgtgggagtgtgtgtggcacAGACAGAAAAAGACAGATGCTGCAGTGCAGGCATTCTTGGCTACTCTGAAGATACAACCTAGGATTGATCCTCGCTACTCTCTCTATGGGGGCCGCACCAATGCCATCAAAATGTACCACAAGGCCGAGCCCGGTGAGAAAATACGCTACTATgactttacctctctctaccccacagTACAGGCCCGCTGTGCATATCCTGTAGGACACCCCCAGATCATTTTCAGGAATTTTGGTCCATTGGATGGGTATTTCGGCATCGTTAAATGCACTGTGTTGCCCCCCAGAGGTCTTTACCATCCTGTGCTCCCTTACAGATGTCATGGGAAGCTGATGTTCCCCCTCTGTGGTACATGTGCCACTGAGCTCAATCAGACAGACGCATGTCATCACGGCGACGATGAAAGGGCTCTGACAGGTACATGGGTGACTTTAGAGGTACAAAAAGCATTAGAAAAGGGTTATGTGATAATCCAGATGCATGAAGTATGGCACTACCCCAAGCGGTCGAAGTCTCTGTTTAAAGGGTATGTCAAAACGTTTCTCAAGCGTAAACAGGAGGCTTCAGGATACCCCAGCACAGTGGATACTGAGGAGAAACAGCAGGCGTATGTGCAAAACTATCTGGTTAAGGAAGGCATACAGCTGGATCACGACAACTTGAGCGTTAACAAAGCCATGCGTAATTGCAACAAGTTGATTCTCAACAGCCTGTGGGGTCGCTTTTCGCTACGCCCAGACCTACCCACTTGTGAGCTAATTGCTGAACCTGAAAGGTTCACCCAGCTCATGTTCAGCGACAGCTATCACATTAGccacttttgttttgtttctgatgAGGTGGCCCTTGTAAAATGGAAACACAAAGATGCCCGTCTCGAAAGGGCTCGGGATGTTAACGTGATTGTGGGGGCTGTGACTACGGCCCATGCCAGGCTCATGCTCTATGACCTTCTAGACAAATTACAGGAGCGTATCCTCTATTGTGACGCAGACAGCATCATTTTTGTTTCCAAGGAGGGTGATTGA
- the LOC132453332 gene encoding zinc finger BED domain-containing protein 4-like isoform X2: MKKAMRDLGVSSLGCFSHMIQLVVHDGLLSQRSVGDALTSGRKIIGHFKHSPLATSRLETVQTGLGMPVKRLIQDVPTRWNSTFYMTASLLEQKSAISLYAADHQLPATLTASDWTLLEKINTLLAPFEEIKKQISFATSTTSEVIPSVIVLKRLLAKQTTEDSGIKTMKATLLAAMGTRFQTVEAEPLYSVSTILDPRYKDRYFTSAESSKLARSALSQEVEKNEESSLQTTTTEAADPAS; this comes from the exons ATGAAGAAGGCAATGAGGGACCTGGGAGTCTCCAGCCTGGGATGTTTCTCGCACATGATTCAACTCGTGGTGCACGATGGACTGCTGTCCCAGCGAAGTGTGGGCGATGCGCTGACCAGTGGGAGAAAAATAATTGGGCACTTCAAACATTCCCCATTGGCCACATCAAGACTTGAAACTGTCCAGACGGGACTGGGAATGCCAGTCAAACGTCTGATCCAAGATGTTCCCACCCGCTGGAACAGCACCTTTTATATGACTGCGAGCCTGCTGGAGCAAAAGAGTGCCATCTCACTCTATGCTGCAGACCACCAGCTCCCAGCAACACTGACAGCAAGTGACTGGACCTTGCTGGAGAAAATCAACACTCTTCTGGCTCCATTTGAAGAGATCAAAAAACAGATCAGCttcgccacctccaccacctcagagGTCATCCCCTCAGTCATCGTCCTGAAGCGTCTGTTGGCCAAACAGACCACAGAGGACAGCGGGATAAAAACAATGAAGGCGACACTTCTAGCAGCTATGGGCACAAGATTCCAGACCGTTGAGGCGGAGCCCTTGTACTCTGTTTCAACCATATTGGACCCACGTTACAAAGACAG ATACTTCACAAGTGCAGAGAGCAGCAAGCTTGCAAGAAGTGCACTGAGCCAAGAGGTGGAGAAAAATGAGGAGTCATCACTGCAGACAACCACCACCGAGGCAGCAGACCCAGCCAGTTAG
- the LOC132453332 gene encoding zinc finger BED domain-containing protein 4-like isoform X1, which produces MLLNWSIPKSKVHAILRDNASNMKKAMRDLGVSSLGCFSHMIQLVVHDGLLSQRSVGDALTSGRKIIGHFKHSPLATSRLETVQTGLGMPVKRLIQDVPTRWNSTFYMTASLLEQKSAISLYAADHQLPATLTASDWTLLEKINTLLAPFEEIKKQISFATSTTSEVIPSVIVLKRLLAKQTTEDSGIKTMKATLLAAMGTRFQTVEAEPLYSVSTILDPRYKDRYFTSAESSKLARSALSQEVEKNEESSLQTTTTEAADPAS; this is translated from the exons ATGCTGCTCAACTGGAGCATCCCGAAGTCAAAG gtcCATGCCATTCTTCGGGACAATGCAAGCAATATGAAGAAGGCAATGAGGGACCTGGGAGTCTCCAGCCTGGGATGTTTCTCGCACATGATTCAACTCGTGGTGCACGATGGACTGCTGTCCCAGCGAAGTGTGGGCGATGCGCTGACCAGTGGGAGAAAAATAATTGGGCACTTCAAACATTCCCCATTGGCCACATCAAGACTTGAAACTGTCCAGACGGGACTGGGAATGCCAGTCAAACGTCTGATCCAAGATGTTCCCACCCGCTGGAACAGCACCTTTTATATGACTGCGAGCCTGCTGGAGCAAAAGAGTGCCATCTCACTCTATGCTGCAGACCACCAGCTCCCAGCAACACTGACAGCAAGTGACTGGACCTTGCTGGAGAAAATCAACACTCTTCTGGCTCCATTTGAAGAGATCAAAAAACAGATCAGCttcgccacctccaccacctcagagGTCATCCCCTCAGTCATCGTCCTGAAGCGTCTGTTGGCCAAACAGACCACAGAGGACAGCGGGATAAAAACAATGAAGGCGACACTTCTAGCAGCTATGGGCACAAGATTCCAGACCGTTGAGGCGGAGCCCTTGTACTCTGTTTCAACCATATTGGACCCACGTTACAAAGACAG ATACTTCACAAGTGCAGAGAGCAGCAAGCTTGCAAGAAGTGCACTGAGCCAAGAGGTGGAGAAAAATGAGGAGTCATCACTGCAGACAACCACCACCGAGGCAGCAGACCCAGCCAGTTAG